From the genome of Persephonella sp., one region includes:
- the cas1 gene encoding CRISPR-associated endonuclease Cas1 → MKEIIFITTQGSKLKRKDNQIVAFQEKEKIASFPVNRIEKLFIFGNVEITTSAVSFLLSRNVDIFLLSQTGKLKGVITTPLKSNYNNRLKQFKAYFSDKNLHIAKFFVEKKINQIQNFTGQDLSDYLQMLKNTESYNQILGIEGNVSALFFDHFKEHLKDKDLGFERRQYNPPSDPVNALLSLTYSLFYSFLFSIALSKGYDPYVGFLHRKRGTHAAFVSDVMEAFRVDLTRFVGILFNSRFITAEDFNQENNAFYLKPDSLKKFLKIYHKNFIQDKDYKKQIEKIFLELEEIL, encoded by the coding sequence ATGAAAGAGATTATTTTTATCACAACACAAGGAAGTAAGCTTAAAAGAAAAGACAACCAGATAGTTGCATTTCAGGAAAAAGAAAAAATAGCCTCTTTTCCTGTAAACAGGATAGAAAAGCTGTTTATTTTTGGTAATGTGGAGATTACAACCTCTGCTGTTAGTTTTCTCCTTTCAAGAAATGTTGATATTTTTCTCCTTTCACAAACAGGAAAGCTTAAAGGAGTGATCACAACACCATTAAAAAGCAACTACAACAACAGATTAAAGCAGTTCAAGGCTTATTTTTCAGATAAAAATCTACATATTGCAAAATTTTTTGTTGAAAAAAAGATAAACCAGATACAAAACTTTACCGGACAGGATCTTTCTGATTATCTTCAGATGCTGAAAAACACAGAGAGTTATAATCAGATTTTAGGTATTGAGGGGAATGTTTCTGCTTTGTTTTTTGACCATTTTAAGGAGCATCTAAAAGACAAAGATCTTGGATTTGAAAGAAGGCAGTATAATCCTCCTTCCGATCCTGTGAATGCTCTTCTTAGTCTGACTTATTCTCTGTTTTACAGCTTTTTGTTTTCTATAGCTTTAAGCAAAGGGTATGATCCTTATGTGGGCTTTCTACATAGGAAAAGGGGAACTCACGCCGCATTTGTTTCTGATGTTATGGAGGCTTTCAGGGTTGATCTTACAAGGTTTGTAGGCATCTTGTTTAACAGCAGGTTTATCACAGCAGAAGACTTTAATCAGGAGAATAATGCCTTTTATCTGAAACCTGACAGTTTAAAAAAATTTTTAAAGATTTACCACAAAAATTTTATTCAGGATAAAGATTACAAAAAACAGATAGAAAAAATTTTTCTTGAGCTGGAGGAGATCTTATGA
- the cas2 gene encoding CRISPR-associated endonuclease Cas2 → MRYLVAYDIPDDKRRRKVFKFLLGYGFNVEFSIFEIYVDNQTLKEVVSALKDIINPKEDSIYIFPYFKQPFRNGVYRGKNYGDIFL, encoded by the coding sequence ATGAGGTATTTGGTTGCCTATGATATCCCTGATGACAAAAGAAGAAGAAAAGTTTTCAAGTTTCTGCTTGGTTATGGTTTTAATGTGGAGTTCAGTATTTTTGAGATATATGTGGATAATCAAACATTAAAAGAGGTCGTTTCAGCCCTGAAAGATATTATCAACCCAAAGGAAGACAGTATTTATATTTTTCCCTATTTTAAACAACCCTTTAGAAATGGAGTTTATAGAGGAAAAAATTACGGGGATATATTCTTATGA